One genomic segment of Mytilus galloprovincialis chromosome 5, xbMytGall1.hap1.1, whole genome shotgun sequence includes these proteins:
- the LOC143074072 gene encoding integrase/recombinase xerD homolog, which yields MPVNNLATGGRTVHLTQPVQLQQYTTEQLTMNNIFRVGRWKQNSDISDELSTLKARLPEYCLSSRSLNTRKKYQYASNAFCKWTKIHNITPLPSSDYTVSLYLIHISQNAKSASKINEVIYAISWAHKLAGFNNPCTSELVTFVNEGAQRKLGHFITKKDPITPDILQKIVHTYGHLNSNLKDLRTVCMCLLSYAGFLRFSELVNLRGIDIKIYSTHANLNLAKSKTDIYREGRDVIISRTNLVTCPVCMLERYLKLASITSNSDEFMFRSVNFCKSDNSYKHRSTSPLSYTRAREILLSSLQSIGLDSKKFGLHSLRSGGASAAAAAGVEDRLFKKHGRWKSDTAKDGYVKVSLKDRLSVTNNIGI from the coding sequence atatttttcgaGTTGGTAGATGGAAACAGAATTCAGATATTTCGGATGAACTTTCTACATTGAAAGCTAGACTACCAGAGTACTGCTTGAGCTCACGTTCTCTGAACACTCGTAAAAAGTACCAGTATGCCTCTAATGCTTTCTGTAAGTGGACTAAAATACATAATATTACTCCATTACCTTCATCTGATTATACAGTTTCTCTATATTTGATTCACATTTCACAGAATGCAAAATCGGCAAGCAAGATAAATGAAGTAATATACGCCATTAGCTGGGCACATAAACTGGCTGGATTTAATAATCCTTGTACATCTGAATTAGTAACGTTTGTAAACGAAGGAGCACAGAGAAAATTGGGACATTTTATCACTAAGAAAGATCCTATTACACCAGACATTTTGCAAAAGATTGTTCATACTTATGGTCATCTTAATAGTAATCTTAAAGACTTAAGAACTGTTTGTATGTGTTTATTAAGCTATGCAGGTTTTTTAAGGTTTTCAGAACTAGTTAATTTGAGAGGTATCGATATAAAGATTTATTCTACACATGCAAATTTAAATTTGGCGAAGAGTAAAACTGATATTTATAGAGAAGGGAGGGATGTGATTATTTCTAGAACTAATCTTGTAACTTGTCCTGTCTGTATGCTAGAACGATATCTCAAATTAGCTAGCATAACATCAAATTCTGATGAATTTATGTTTAGATCCGTTAATTTTTGTAAGTCTGATAATTCTTATAAACATAGAAGTACAAGTCCGTTGTCATACACGAGAGCTCGGGAAATACTACTTTCAAGTTTACAGAGTATAGGCTTAGATAGTAAAAAATTTGGACTGCATAGTCTCCGTTCAGGAGGGGCATCGGCTGCTGCAGCGGCTGGTGTAGAGGACAGATTGTTCAAAAAGCATGGTCGGTGGAAAAGTGACACGGCAAAAGACGGTTATGTTAAAGTGTCTTTGAAGGATAGACTGTCTGTAACAAATAATATTGggatttaa
- the LOC143076011 gene encoding monocarboxylate transporter 4-like — protein sequence MSMTNTDKGWAWIILVASFIENCIVGFSLYAIGLFHIIFLEKFKKEITLTSWISASFLCLLSLTGPLASYCIGRWDCRVTMIMGSLLMTTSLVVTAFVNNIILAFIFFGVLAGLGVGLMFTTGLIVIAFNFEKKRNIATGISVAGCGIGPFILSPIYQMIYNEYGYNGFFLLYAGLSFNTCVVGAVLRPSRLEVSSKMANNRNRKLRKKYCECDLTVMKNISLMCVCIAGVFFNIGIFIIYLHFPAYAIENDSTQVEVSWYLSIAGISSCIGRVLLGMATNSEDVSEDIVFFGTYSLIGAATIAVPLFIKIHYAKMMYSIVLGLNSGSCYVVISSIVLRLTGPDHVAQGTGYVMAYIGIGSLVGPPLAGVIVDNGGSYAISFIIAGLSLIFGGFIELCNVCFKTNFYKKPVIEEMEISIKDDDIIS from the exons ATGTCAATGACAAATACAGATAAAGGCTGGGCTTGGATTATTCTTGTGGCTTCGTTCATAGAGAATTGTATTGTGGGATTCTCTCTCTATGCTATAGGACTTTTTCATATCATATTTTTAGAAAAGTTCAAAAAGGAAATAACTTTAACGTCATGGATCAGTGCTAGCTTTCTATGTCTCCTTAGCTTGACAG GACCTTTGGCCAGTTATTGCATTGGACGATGGGATTGTCGAGTTACCATGATAATGGGATCCCTCCTCATGACGACATCACTTGTAGTTACAGCATTTGTAAACAATATAATACTGGCATTCATATTTTTCGGTGTTTTAGCAg GTCTTGGCGTGGGTCTGATGTTTACAACTGGATTAATTGTCATAGCTTTTAACTTTGAAAAGAAACGTAACATAGCAACTGGTATCTCTGTAGCAGGATGTGGAATTGGTCCATTTATATTAAGTCCTATTTATCAGATGATTTACAACGAATATGGATATAATGGATTCTTTCTATTGTACGCTGGATTATCTTTCAACACATGCGTTGTTGGAGCAGTTCTGCGACCATCGCGATTGGAAGTATCTAGCAAAATGGCAAataatagaaatagaaagttaCGTAAAAAGTACTGTGAATGTGATTTAACAGTTATGAAAAACATATCATTAATGTGTGTATGCATAGCGGGAGTGTTCTTCAATATTGGaatttttattatctatttaCACTTTCCAGCATATGCAATAGAGAATGATTCCACACAAGTAGAAGTATCTTGGTACTTATCCATAGCAGGTATTTCTAGCTGTATTGGAAGAGTGTTACTAGGAATGGCAACAAACAGTGAGGATGTTAGCGAAGATATAGTATTCTTTGGAACGTACTCGCTTATCGGAGCTGCCACCATTGCAGTGCCTTTATTCATCAAAATTCATTATGCTAAAATGATGTATTCTATAGTGTTAGGACTAAATTCTGGCAGCTGTTATGTTGTTATTAGTTCTATTGTTTTAAGATTGACTGGACCTGACCACGTTGCACAAGGAACTGGTTATGTTATGGCCTATATAGGAATTGGATCATTAGTTGGGCCACCTTTAGCAG GTGTTATCGTTGACAATGGTGGAAGCTATGCAATATCGTTTATCATAGCAG GGCTGTCACTGATATTTGGTGGTTTTATAGAACTTTGTAATGTATGCTTCAAAACGAATTTCTACAAGAAACCAGTGATTGAAGAAATGGAGATTTCAATTAAAGATGATGATATTATTAGTTAA